Proteins from one Gallus gallus isolate bGalGal1 chromosome 15, bGalGal1.mat.broiler.GRCg7b, whole genome shotgun sequence genomic window:
- the TRMT2A gene encoding tRNA (uracil-5-)-methyltransferase homolog A: MEAAEGGPDVYGYTRADLFTSEIYKVEIQNLPKYIGFNDVKKFLAKYGLSPHKIKLLGKQTFAFVTFKSEEERDEAVRVLHGAAWKGRALGVRAAKPKADPMARKRRQEERAGAGAEPAEPLSKRIADVVTPLWAVPYEQQLAEKRRECEQVLQKLAKEIGNTNRALLPWLFLQKQKYNKMCCPVEGVKASPLQTEYRNKCEFLIGIGVNQEDKTVGCRLGKYKGGTCAVVEPFDTIHIPAVAKKVVKAFQDYIRSTPYSVYSPETYEGHWKQLTVRTSRNGHIMAIVYFNPQKLSREELADLKAALAKHFTEGAGKESGITSLYFVEEGQRKSPNLEDLPLEHVAGDKYIYEELLGLKFRISPHAFFQVNTQAAEVLYAAIREWAQLSQESTVLDICCGTGTIGISLAKKVKKVIGIELCQEAVQDAKANAQINELSNIEFHCGKAEDIVPSLINILAPQNLITIVDPPRAGLHSRVILAIRRAEQLKKLIYVSCNPRAAMNNFVDLCRAPSNRVKGAAFRPVKAMAVDLFPQTKHCELLILFERVEYTNGSSTEAKPDAAQVTVEGNKSEHLDDTNPANTDVRQAASVAIDTACKEKEST; the protein is encoded by the exons ATGGAGGCGGCCGAGGGCGGCCCCGACGTGTACGGATACACCCGGGCGGACCTCTTCACCTCCGAGATCTACAAGGTGGAGATACAGAACCTCCCGAAGTATATCGGGTTTAACGACGTGAAGAAGTTCCTCGCCAAGTACGGGCTGAGCCCTCACAAGATAAAGCTCCTCGGCAAGCAGACGTTCGCCTTCGTGACGTTCAAGAGCGAGGAGGAGAGGGACGAGGCCGTGAGGGTCCTCCACGGCGCCGCCTGGAAGGGCCGCGCCCTCGGCGTGCGGGCGGCCAAACCCAAGGCCGACCCCATGGCGCGGAAGCGGCGGCAGGAGgagcgggccggggccggggccgagCCCGCGGAGCCCCTCAGCAAGCGGATCGCCGACGTGGTCACCCCGCTGTGGGCCGTGCCCTACGAGCAGCAGCTGGCCGAGAAGCGGCGGGAGTGCGAGCaggtgctgcagaagctggccAA GGAAATTGGAAATACCAACAGAGCGCTGCTGCCCTGGCTGTTCCTGCAGAAGCAGAAGTACAACAAAATGTGTTGCCCGGTAGAGGGAGTGAAGGCCTCACCTTTACAG ACCGAATATCGCAACAAATGCGAGTTCTTGATTGGGATTGGTGTAAATCAAGAAGACAAAACTGTGGGTTGTCGTCTTGGCAAATATAAGGGCGGTACCTGCGCTGTAGTGGAGCCATTTGATACCATTCACATTCCTGCTGTTGCCAAAAAAGTAGTAAAAGCTTTTCAAGACTACATAAG GTCAACTCCTTACTCAGTTTACAGCCCAGAAACCTATGAAGGTCACTGGAAGCAGCTCACAGTCCGTACCAGCAGGAACGGCCACATCATGGCAATCGTTTACTTTAATCCTCAG AAATTAAGCAGAGAAGAGCTAGCTGACCTGAAGGCCGCACTGGCAAAACACTTCACTGAAGGGGCAGGGAAGGAGAGCGGCATTACTTCTCTGTACTTTGTGGAGGAAGGCCAAAG gAAATCTCCCAATCTGGAAGACTTGCCTTTGGAGCACGTGGCTGGCGATAAGTACATCTACGAAGAACTTCTTGGCCTAAAATTTAGAATTTCTCCTCATGCATTTTTTCAA GTAAACacacaggctgcagaagttctgtATGCTGCCATCAGGGAGTGGGCACAGTTGAGCCAAGAAAGCACCGTGCTTGACATCTGCTGTGGTACTGGAACTATTGGGATTTCTTTGGCCAAG AAAGTGAAGAAAGTGATTGGAATTGAACTCTGCCAAGAAGCTGTGCAGGATGCCAAAGCCAATGCCCAGATTAATG agCTGAGTAATATTGAATTTCATTGTGGGAAGGCTGAAGATATCGTTCCTTCCTTAATTAACATATTAGCTCCCCAGAACCTGATTACTATTGTAGATCCCCCTCGAGCAGGACTGC ATTCCAGGGTAATTCTTGCAATTAGAAGAGCTGAACAGCTGAAGAAGCTTATCTATGTGTCCTGCAATCCTAGAGCTGCAATGAATAACTTTGTGGA CCTTTGCCGGGCCCCTTCCAACCGAGTCAAAGGAGCCGCCTTCCGTCCCGTTAAAGCAATGGCTGTGGATCTCTTCCCTCAGACCAAGCACTGTGAGTTACTGATACTCTTTGAGAGGGTTGAATATACAAATGGAAGCTCTACTGAAGCAAAGCCTGATGCTGCTCAAGTCACAGTAGAAGGCAACAAGTCAGAGCACTTAGATGATACCAACCCAGCTAACACTGATGTACGCCAGGCGGCTTCTGTAGCTATAGATACAGCATGCAAAGAGAAGGAATCAACTTAA
- the RANBP1 gene encoding ran-specific GTPase-activating protein isoform 1 (isoform 1 is encoded by transcript variant 1) — translation MADTKEAHEEHDTSTENADDSNHDPQFEPIVSLPEQEIKTLEEDEEELFKMRAKLFRFASENDLPEWKERGTGDVKLLKHKEKGTIRLLMRRDKTLKICANHYITPLMELRPNAGSDRAWVWNTHADFADECPKPELLAIRFLNAENAQKFKAKFEECRNEVDKRAKKAGTDKNDSADKVAEKLEELSVKEESKEAEKKETKENEEKQ, via the exons ATGGCGGACACCAAG GAAGCACACGAGGAGCATGATACTTCTACTGAAAATGCAGATGATTCTAACCATGATCCTCAGTTTGAGCCCATAGTTTCCCTTCCTgagcaagaaataaaaactctggaagaggatgaggaagagctCTTTAAGAT GCGAGCAAAGCTGTTCCGATTTGCATCTGAGAATGACCTTCCAGAATGGAAAGAACGAGGAACTGGTGATGTAAAACTCCTGAAGCACAAGGAGAAGGGAACAATTCGCCTCCTCATGAGGAGGGATAAAACTCTAAAAATCTGCGCAAACCATTACA TCACACCCTTAATGGAGCTGAGGCCTAATGCTGGGAGCGACAGGGCATGGGTCTGGAACACACATGCTGACTTTGCAGATGAATGCCCCAAGCCTGAGCTTCTGGCAATCCGGTTTTTAAACGCGGAAA ATGCACAGAAATTCAAGGCAAAATTTgaagaatgcagaaatgaagtagACAAGAGAGCAAAAAAAG CAGGCACAGACAAAAATGATAGTGCCGATAAAGTTGCTGAAAAACTAGAAGAGCTTTCTGTAAAGGAAGAGAGCAAAGAAGCTGAGAAGAAAGAGaccaaggaaaatgaagaaaagcaataa
- the RANBP1 gene encoding ran-specific GTPase-activating protein isoform 2 (isoform 2 is encoded by transcript variant 5) has protein sequence MRAKLFRFASENDLPEWKERGTGDVKLLKHKEKGTIRLLMRRDKTLKICANHYITPLMELRPNAGSDRAWVWNTHADFADECPKPELLAIRFLNAENAQKFKAKFEECRNEVDKRAKKAGTDKNDSADKVAEKLEELSVKEESKEAEKKETKENEEKQ, from the exons AT GCGAGCAAAGCTGTTCCGATTTGCATCTGAGAATGACCTTCCAGAATGGAAAGAACGAGGAACTGGTGATGTAAAACTCCTGAAGCACAAGGAGAAGGGAACAATTCGCCTCCTCATGAGGAGGGATAAAACTCTAAAAATCTGCGCAAACCATTACA TCACACCCTTAATGGAGCTGAGGCCTAATGCTGGGAGCGACAGGGCATGGGTCTGGAACACACATGCTGACTTTGCAGATGAATGCCCCAAGCCTGAGCTTCTGGCAATCCGGTTTTTAAACGCGGAAA ATGCACAGAAATTCAAGGCAAAATTTgaagaatgcagaaatgaagtagACAAGAGAGCAAAAAAAG CAGGCACAGACAAAAATGATAGTGCCGATAAAGTTGCTGAAAAACTAGAAGAGCTTTCTGTAAAGGAAGAGAGCAAAGAAGCTGAGAAGAAAGAGaccaaggaaaatgaagaaaagcaataa
- the LOC121106878 gene encoding uncharacterized protein LOC121106878 isoform X1, giving the protein MRVLSFAELVIKLKASALNMRHAVTGEPGSAPRYPPALCGMLRSGGIFGQGVQAAATSLSCSAREAQGGKQRGARGCGAGGCSARNGRPHNAAPAGARSRLGDSRPSARAQQVGCFTECLSVLSGKPSGTPTAAHRAEAQLCSGSTCPAAAGCGSLTLQVHTESGDAF; this is encoded by the coding sequence atgaggGTTCTCAGCTTTGCAGAGCTTGTAATAAAATTGAAAGCATCGGCTTTGAATATGCGGCACGCAGTTACGGGAGAACCGGGCTCTGCCCCTCGGTATCCTCCAGCGCTCTGCGGCATGCTGAGAAGCGGCGGCATCTTCGGGCAGGGCGTGCAGGCCGCGGCCACGAGCCTCAGCTGCAGCGCGCGGGAAGCGCAGGGCGGGAAGCAGCGGGGCGcgaggggctgcggggccggcggcTGCTCGGCACGGAACGGCCGGCCGCACAACGCCGCGCCAGCTGGCGCACGGAGCCGGCTCGGAGATAGCCGTCCTTCGGCCCGCGCCCAACAGGTCGGCTGCTTTACGGAGTGCCTCTCGGTGCTAAGCGGAAAGCCTTCCGGCACACCTACAGCAGCGCACCGAGCCGAAGCACAGCTGTGCTCGGGCAGCACCTGCCCCGCCGCGGCTGGATGCGGGTCGCTGACTCTTCAAGTACACACTGAGTCAGGAGACGCGTTTTAA